From a region of the Lactuca sativa cultivar Salinas chromosome 4, Lsat_Salinas_v11, whole genome shotgun sequence genome:
- the LOC111886225 gene encoding uncharacterized protein LOC111886225: MRVKVISRSADDFTRERSNDLQRVSRNYDPNLRTQEKAVEYVRALNAAKLDKVFARPFIGAMDGHIDAISCMAKNPSHLKGVFSGSMDGDIRLWDIASRKTICQYPGHQGAVRGLTVSTDGGVLVSCGTDCTVRLWRVPLSSGIDSSDSSEKLIASYVWKNAFWGVDHQWEGSLFATAGAQVDIWDHNRSQPVNSFEWGNDTVISVRFNPGEPNILATSGSDRSITIYDLRTSSPARKLIMRTKTNSIAWNPMEPMNFTAANENCNCYSFDARKLEEAKCVHKDHVSAVMDIDYSPTGREFVTGSYDRTVRIFQYNGGHSREIYHTKRMQRVFCVKFSGDASYVISGSDDTNLRLWKAKASEQLGVILPRERRKHEYMEAVKNRYKHLPEVKRILRHRHLPKPIYKAGLLRRTMADAEKRKEDRRRAHSAPGSMPRKSVRKNRIIQEIE, from the exons ATGAGGGTTAAGGTTATTTCTCGCTCTGCAGATGATTTTACACGCGAGCGGAGTAATGATCTTCAG AGGGTTTCTCGAAACTACGACCCAAACCTTCGTACTCAAGAGAAGGCTGTGGAGTATGTTAGAGCCCTTAATGCAGCTAAATTAGATAAG GTATTTGCAAGACCATTTATTGGAGCCATGGATGGGCATATAGACGCCATCTCATGTATGGCAAAAAACCCTAGTCACTTGAAAGGTGTATTTTCTGGTTCTATGGATGGAG ATATTCGTTTATGGGATATTGCTTCGAG GAAAACAATTTGTCAATATCCTGGGCACCAAGGTGCAGTACGAGGTTTAACTGTATCTACAGATGGTGGTGTTCTTGTTTCATGTGGAACAGATTGCAC TGTTAGACTGTGGAGGGTTCCTCTTTCAAGTGGCATCGACTCATCTGATTCCTCAGAAAAG TTAATTGCATCCTATGTTTGGAAAAATGCCTTCTG GGGTGTGGACCATCAATGGGAAGGTAGTCTTTTTGCCACAGCTGGTGCTCAAGTTGATATATGGGACCACAATAG GTCGCAGCCAGTTAACAGTTTCGAATGGGGAAATGACACGGTTATTTCTGTCCGATTTAATCCCGGGGAACCAAATATACTTGCAACATCTGGAAG TGATCGGAGTATAACAATATATGATCTTCGAACGTCTTCACCAGCAAGAAAACTTATCATGAGG aCAAAAACAAATTCTATTGCTTGGAATCCAATGGAACCGATGAACTTCACAGCT GCAAATGAAAATTGCAATTGTTACAGTTTTGATGCAAGAAAATTAGAAGAAGCCAAGTGTGTGCATAAAGATCATGTGTCTGCAGT TATGGATATTGATTACTCACCAACCGGTCGTGAATTTGTAACTGGATCTTATGACAGAACA GTGAGGATTTTTCAGTATAATGGTGGACATAGTAGGGAAATCTATCACACTAAGCGAATGCAAAG GGTGTTTTGCGTGAAGTTTAGTGGTGATGCAAGTTATGTGATCTCGGGTAGTGATGACACCAATCTTAGACTTTGGAAAGCTAAAGCATCAGAGCAACTCGGTGTT ATTCTTCCACGAGAACGTAGGAAGCATGAATATATGGAGGCTGTCAAGAATCGTTACAAGCACCTTCCCGAGGTCAAACGTATATTAAG GCATAGGCACTTGCCAAAACCAATATACAAGGCAGGGTTGCTTAGGAGAACAATGGCAGATGCAGAAAAGAGGAAGGAAGACAGGAGGAGAGCTCACAGTGCCCCTGGAAGCATGCCAAGAAAGTCTGTACGTAAAAACAGAATCATTCAAGAAATCGAATGA